In a single window of the Gossypium hirsutum isolate 1008001.06 chromosome A13, Gossypium_hirsutum_v2.1, whole genome shotgun sequence genome:
- the LOC107896575 gene encoding uncharacterized protein isoform X2: protein MEGGREKEEEQDGVSVHSPCKAPPSSASSLPKEVELELRLLEALEIYPPVKLRGVHRHFVLYGLMEFLRKSLDRHFSPDEVLQLLDRFYNLEVLKPDDEEIDILNHEEDFCLPQSYFVKEEP from the exons ATGGAAGGtggaagagaaaaagaagaggaacAAGATGGCGTTTCCGTACATTCCCCTTGCAAAGCTCCGCCGTCCTCCGCTTCTTCTCTTCCTAAG GAGGTGGAATTGGAACTCAGGCTATTGGAAGCACTTGAAATTTATCCTCCCGTCAAATTACGAG GCGTGCATCGCCACTTTGTCCTCTATGGTCTGATGGAATTCCTGAGGAAAAG CCTGGACCGGCATTTTTCTCCAGACGAGGTTCTGCAGTTGCTAGATCGTTTCTACAACTTGGAAGTGCTG AAACCAGATGATGAAGAGATTGATATTCTAAACCATGAGGAAGATTTTTGCTTGCCACAAAGCTATTTTGTCAAGGAGGAACCCTAA
- the LOC107896575 gene encoding uncharacterized protein isoform X1 has translation MEGGREKEEEQDGVSVHSPCKAPPSSASSLPKEQQEVELELRLLEALEIYPPVKLRGVHRHFVLYGLMEFLRKSLDRHFSPDEVLQLLDRFYNLEVLKPDDEEIDILNHEEDFCLPQSYFVKEEP, from the exons ATGGAAGGtggaagagaaaaagaagaggaacAAGATGGCGTTTCCGTACATTCCCCTTGCAAAGCTCCGCCGTCCTCCGCTTCTTCTCTTCCTAAG GAGCAACAGGAGGTGGAATTGGAACTCAGGCTATTGGAAGCACTTGAAATTTATCCTCCCGTCAAATTACGAG GCGTGCATCGCCACTTTGTCCTCTATGGTCTGATGGAATTCCTGAGGAAAAG CCTGGACCGGCATTTTTCTCCAGACGAGGTTCTGCAGTTGCTAGATCGTTTCTACAACTTGGAAGTGCTG AAACCAGATGATGAAGAGATTGATATTCTAAACCATGAGGAAGATTTTTGCTTGCCACAAAGCTATTTTGTCAAGGAGGAACCCTAA